One stretch of Bremerella cremea DNA includes these proteins:
- a CDS encoding sialate O-acetylesterase, with the protein MRKLFFWLALGIMPIGMLPAQEATTNSESSQEAIKDDFKPAVTNQAGHDYPQVNSEGRIKFRIVAPDAKSVSTTFRDSTEFVKGEDGAWTGYSRPLDEGFHYYMIKIDGAEVPDPNSKYYFGAMRWGSGIEIPAHDRDFYALKNVPHGQMREIFFHSPSTDSERRAFVYTPPGYDENSEDRYPVLYLQHGWGENEYGWSVQGHAGRIMDNLIAEQKVRPFIIVMTYGMTNEIRFGGLRNFDISDFETVLVDELVPYIDTHFRTLTDQPNRAMAGLSMGSMETKAITLRNLDKFSHIGLFSGATISKEDAENTKGFADQVKLVFVSYGSKEVGGDRARRGGDPAETVKQLKEMGIDAHYYLSPETAHEWQTWRRSLKEFAPLLFQTEDKLSGTWQVDFETRIGLQKYVLTFDKKEGQLTASGKAEVDGRTRNVEFQEVQREGDTVSFVEVLNFGDNQIRIQYTGKVAGDSMKLQRKVGNFANEEATAKRAAASSDKVSFSNAKPLSPQQAVAMEDKVDPNFQVYLCLGQSNMESGGRMNDADREVDERLLVMADFDNPARGWQKGNWYHAVPPISARGRGICLVDSFGKTLVEGLPEDARVGIIKVNVPGCKIELFQKDAFQAYIDGEQDWMKNIVKGYDGDPYQYLIHMGKEAQKHGVIKGVLLHQGESNAGDQQWPAKVKTVYDAILTDLDLNAEEVPLIAGELVHADQGGRCAGFNEILADLPDTIPTAHVISSAGFSTDDKLHFNSEGSREFGKRYAQKVLALQNVKTAKDQ; encoded by the coding sequence ATGCGAAAACTCTTCTTTTGGTTAGCCCTCGGTATCATGCCGATAGGCATGCTCCCCGCACAAGAAGCGACGACAAACTCGGAAAGCTCTCAGGAAGCGATCAAAGACGATTTTAAACCTGCGGTAACCAATCAGGCAGGTCACGACTATCCGCAGGTCAACTCCGAGGGACGAATCAAGTTTCGTATTGTGGCCCCGGATGCCAAGAGCGTCAGCACGACGTTTCGTGATAGCACCGAGTTTGTTAAAGGGGAAGATGGTGCTTGGACCGGTTATTCTCGCCCGCTGGACGAGGGCTTCCATTACTACATGATCAAGATCGATGGCGCGGAAGTCCCCGATCCCAACAGCAAGTATTACTTCGGAGCAATGCGATGGGGAAGCGGAATTGAGATCCCGGCCCATGATCGCGATTTTTATGCATTGAAGAATGTGCCCCACGGCCAGATGCGTGAGATCTTCTTTCATTCGCCGAGCACCGACTCGGAGCGGCGCGCGTTTGTTTACACGCCGCCTGGTTACGACGAGAACTCGGAAGACCGCTACCCTGTGCTCTACTTGCAGCATGGTTGGGGAGAGAATGAATACGGCTGGAGCGTGCAAGGGCATGCCGGGCGAATCATGGATAACCTGATCGCAGAGCAGAAAGTTCGGCCGTTTATTATCGTGATGACGTATGGCATGACCAATGAAATTCGTTTCGGAGGGCTGCGCAATTTCGATATCAGTGACTTTGAAACGGTTCTTGTAGACGAGTTGGTGCCGTACATCGATACGCATTTCCGCACGTTGACCGATCAGCCCAACCGGGCAATGGCGGGCCTTTCGATGGGAAGCATGGAGACCAAGGCGATTACGTTGCGCAACCTGGACAAGTTTTCTCACATTGGACTCTTCAGCGGAGCGACCATCAGCAAAGAGGATGCGGAGAACACAAAAGGTTTTGCAGACCAGGTGAAGCTTGTTTTTGTGAGCTATGGCAGTAAAGAAGTCGGAGGCGATCGGGCGCGTCGTGGTGGCGATCCAGCAGAAACCGTCAAGCAGTTGAAAGAGATGGGAATTGATGCCCATTACTATCTGTCACCAGAAACGGCGCACGAGTGGCAGACTTGGCGGCGAAGCTTAAAAGAGTTTGCTCCGCTGTTATTTCAGACCGAAGATAAGCTCTCAGGAACTTGGCAGGTTGATTTTGAGACGCGTATTGGCTTGCAAAAATATGTCCTCACGTTCGACAAAAAAGAAGGGCAGTTAACGGCAAGCGGTAAAGCAGAGGTGGATGGTCGCACTCGAAACGTTGAGTTTCAAGAGGTGCAAAGGGAAGGTGATACGGTCTCGTTTGTCGAGGTGCTAAACTTCGGCGACAACCAGATTCGTATTCAGTACACCGGCAAGGTTGCTGGCGATTCAATGAAGCTTCAACGGAAGGTGGGAAACTTCGCCAACGAAGAGGCTACGGCCAAGCGTGCGGCAGCTTCGTCCGATAAGGTCTCGTTCTCCAATGCAAAGCCATTGTCACCGCAGCAGGCGGTGGCAATGGAGGACAAGGTCGACCCCAACTTTCAGGTCTACCTTTGCTTGGGGCAATCGAATATGGAAAGCGGCGGCCGTATGAACGACGCCGACCGCGAAGTGGACGAGCGTCTGTTAGTGATGGCCGATTTTGATAATCCGGCTCGCGGCTGGCAGAAAGGGAACTGGTATCATGCCGTCCCGCCAATCTCCGCCCGAGGGCGAGGTATCTGCCTGGTCGATTCGTTTGGAAAAACGTTGGTGGAGGGACTGCCAGAAGATGCCCGTGTTGGCATTATCAAAGTCAACGTGCCAGGTTGTAAGATCGAATTGTTTCAGAAAGACGCATTCCAAGCCTACATCGATGGCGAGCAGGATTGGATGAAGAATATCGTAAAAGGCTACGATGGAGACCCTTATCAGTACCTGATTCACATGGGAAAAGAAGCCCAGAAGCACGGCGTGATTAAAGGGGTTCTGCTACACCAAGGTGAGTCGAATGCCGGCGATCAGCAATGGCCAGCAAAGGTCAAAACCGTGTACGACGCGATTCTTACAGATCTCGATTTGAACGCGGAAGAGGTGCCCTTAATCGCTGGGGAACTTGTCCATGCCGATCAAGGAGGACGCTGCGCTGGCTTCAACGAGATTCTTGCCGACCTGCCAGATACAATTCCCACCGCGCATGTGATTTCTTCGGCAGGTTTCAGTACCGATGACAAACTTCACTTTAACTCCGAGGGATCGCGTGAGTTTGGTAAGCGATATGCCCAGAAGGTGCTTGCGCTGCAGAACGTGAAGACCGCGAAAGATCAATAA